One Capsicum annuum cultivar UCD-10X-F1 chromosome 2, UCD10Xv1.1, whole genome shotgun sequence genomic window carries:
- the LOC107859880 gene encoding naringenin,2-oxoglutarate 3-dioxygenase (The RefSeq protein has 2 substitutions compared to this genomic sequence) — translation MPPSSLTSLANETTVPTSFIRDEQERSKVAYNNFSDDIPVISLKDIDEIGTRGEICEKIVEACEDWGIFQVVDHGVDPQLISQMTKFAKEFFALPSEEKLRFDMSGGKKGGFIVSSHLQGEVVQDWREIVTYFSYPIRARDYSRWPDKPHGWIAVTEKYSEKLMELACKLLEVLSEAMGLEKEALTKACVDMDQKVVVNFYPKCPQPDLTLGLKRHTDPGTITLLLQDQVGGLQATKDNGKTWITVKPIEGAFVVNLGDHGHYLSNGRFKNADHQAVVNSNSSRLSIATFQNPAPEAIVYPLKIREGEKAVMDEPITFAEMYRRKMSKDLEAARFKKLAKEQQIQAEEVAEKAKLESMPIEEFLA, via the exons atgcCACCTTCATCCCTAACGTCTCTGGCGAACGAAACTACCGTTCCAACAAGTTTCATTAGGGATGAAGAAGAGCGTTCTAAAGTGGCTTACAACAACTTCAGTGATGACATTCCAGTCATATCGTTGAAGGATATTGATGAGATTGGAACAAGAGGTGAAATATGTGAAAAAATTGTAGAGGCATGCGAAGATTGGGGCATTTTCCAG GTAGTTGATCATGGGGTAGACCCACAATTAATCTCacaaatgacaaaatttgctaaAGAATTCTTCGCGTTGCCCTCTGAGGAAAAGCTTCGATTTGACATGTCCGGCGGTAAGAAAGGTGGTTTCATAGTCTCTAGCCATCTTCAG GGTGAAGTGGTCCAAGATTGGCGTGAAATAGTGACCTATTTCTCATACCCAATTCGAGCTAGAGATTACTCTAGATGGCCAGACAAACCGCACGGATGGATAGCTGTAACTGAGAAGTACAGTGAAAAGTTAATGGAGTTGGCTTGCAAATTATTAGAAGTACTATCAGAAGCAATGGGTTTGGAGAAGGAGGCCTTAACCAAGGCATGTGTGGATATGGACCAAAAAGTTGTTGTCAATTTTTACCCAAAGTGTCCACAGCCTGATCTTACCCTTGGGTTGAAAAGGCACACTGATCCTGGAACCATCACCCTCTTGTTACAAGACCAAGTTGGTGGTCTTCAAGCCACTAAAGATAATGGCAAAACTTGGATCACGGTTAAGCCCATTGAAGGCGCTTTTGTTGTTAATCTTGGTGATCATGGTCAT TATTTGAGCAACGGGAGGTTCAAGAACGCTGATCATCAAGCAGTGGTGAACTCGAATAGCAGCAGATTATCGATAGCCACATTTCAGAATCCAGCACCGGAGGCAATAGTGTATCCATTAAAAATACGAGAAGGAGAGAAGGCAGTAATGGATGAGCCCATTACATTTGCAGAAATGTATAGGAGGAAAATGAGTAAGGATCTTGAGGCTGCTAGATTCAAAAAGCTGGCCAAGGAGCAGCAGATACAAGCTGAAGAGGTTGCCGAAAAGGCCAAGTTGGAATCCATGCCCATTGAGGAAATTCTTGCTTAA
- the LOC107859881 gene encoding gibberellin-regulated protein 11: MAFPKAFAALLIASFVLVHFTYALQQGVKPPAPSPQPPKPIECIGACKYRCSKSSRQNLCNRACGSCCNRCHCVPPGTSGNYEACPCYFNLTTHNSTRKCP, translated from the exons ATGGCATTTCCAAAGGCATTTGCAGCTTTGCTTATTGCATCATTTGTGCTTGTCCATTTCACTTATGCCCTTCAACAG GGAGTTAAGCCACCAGCACCAAGCCCTCAACCTCCAAAGCCAATAG AATGCATAGGAGCTTGTAAGTATAGGTGCAGCAAGTCATCGAGGCAAAATCTATGCAACAGAGCCTGTGGAAGCTGCTGCAACAGATGCCACTGCGTACCACCAGGGACCTCGGGAAATTATGAAGCATGCCCTTGCTATTTCAACCTTACTACTCATAACAGCACCCGCAAATGTCCTTAA
- the LOC107861313 gene encoding snakin-2 → MTFQKAFAAMLIASFLLVHFASTQKVDYSKPPTPAPQAPQPLDCIGACKYRCSKSSRQNLCNRACGSCCNRCHCVPPGTSGNYEACPCYFNLTAHNNTRKCP, encoded by the exons ATGACATTCCAAAAGGCATTTGCTGCTATGCTAATTGCATCCTTTCTGCTCGTCCATTTTGCTAGTACCCAGAAG GTTGACTACAGCAAGCCACCAACACCAGCCCCTCAAGCTCCACAGCCACTGG ATTGCATAGGAGCTTGTAAGTATAGGTGCAGCAAGTCATCGAGGCAAAATCTATGCAACAGAGCATGTGGAAGCTGCTGCAACAGATGCCACTGCGTACCACCAGGGACCTCTGGAAATTATGAAGCATGCCCTTGCTATTTCAACCTTACTGCTCATAACAACACCCGCAAGTGTCCTTAA